One window of Hoplias malabaricus isolate fHopMal1 chromosome 16, fHopMal1.hap1, whole genome shotgun sequence genomic DNA carries:
- the LOC136671672 gene encoding myeloblastin-like, with protein sequence MALLSLLLLAALLLNLSHSAGVDVGIINGTEAKPHSRPYMVSLQVNGSHICGGFLVSEKFVMTAAHCWNTVPPLTAVLGAHNLENSKEGSMRMKVETYTAHPHYNPITLDNDIMLLKLKKTVPLGPTIKTIPIPKKEEDIPVGTKCSVAGWGRTGDNKSTSKRLMETNITVTDCKKYDALKQRVCAVHPGGVCKGDSGGPLVFKNTAVGIDSFIVGKCETPSGPNGFVKISAFLPWIRSILDHV encoded by the exons ATggctctcctctctctgctccttcTGGCTGCTCTGCTGCTGAACCTCAGCCACTCTG ctGGTGTTGATGTTGGAATAATAAATGGCACAGAGGCTAAACCCCACTCCAGACCCTATATGGTGTCTCTCCAAGTAAATGGGAGTCACATCTGTGGTGGCTTCCTTGTGTCTGAGAAATTTGTGATGACGGCTGCACATTGCTGGAACAC CGTACCTCCACTAACAGCAGTGTTGGGAGCCCATAACCtggaaaacagtaaagaagGATCTATGAGGATGAAGGTGGAGACATACACAGCTCATCCGCATTACAATCCCATTACTCTTGACAATGATatcatgcttttaaag CTCAAGAAAACTGTACCACTGGGTCCAACAATCAAAACCATTCCCATCCCCAAAAAAGAGGAGGACATCCCAGTCGGTACCAAGTGCAGTGTAGCTGGATGGGGACGAACCGGTGACAATAAGTCCACAAGTAAACGTCTGATGGAAACAAATATCACAGTCACAGATTGTAAGAAGTATGATGCACTTAAACAGCGAGTGTGTGCAGTTCATCCAGGAGGAGTGTGCAAG GGAGACTCCGGAGGTCCTTTAGTGTTTaagaacactgcagtgggtaTTGATTCTTTCATTGTGGGAAAGTGTGAGACACCCTCGGGTCCAAATGGTTTTGTCAAAATATCTGCATTCCTGCCCTGGATCAGGTCTATTCTTGACCATGTGTAG